The genomic stretch AGTCAATTTGTCAATAATTGTAACAAAATGTTTCATTTTTCTTTGCAAATTGTGTCAAATTATCGAGTAAACACTCAATCGGGTGTCATTTTCTGCTACAAACACAGAGGAGTCCTATTTCATTTGTTGTCAACTCCTCTAAGGGGTTGGCCTGTTTATAACCTGTTTAGGCTATCATCAAAATTAAGGAGCATTATCATAGATGTTTACTCACGTCAAGTCCACCATTCGCCATATCGTTCCAGAGGCAATTAATGGTCGTTCTTTGCTCAAGGTGGTCTATGTCGTGTTAGAACCACAGTATCAAAGTTCTCTCTCGGCGGCCGTTAATGCTATCAATAAGAATAATCCTAATTTAGCCATCGAAATTAGTGGTTATCTCATAGAAGAACTGAGAAACCCGGAAAATTACGAAGATTTTAAGCGAGATGTGGCTAAAGCTAACTTATTTATTGCTTCTCTCATCTTCATTGAAGACTTAGCCGATAAAGTGGTAGAAGCGGTTCAGCCCCATCGTGATAACCTAGATGCTGTGGTGGTGTTCCCTTCTATGCCCCAGGTGATGCGTCTCAACAAGTTGGGAAGCTTTTCTATGGCCCAGTTGGGACAGTCCAAAAGTGCGATCGCCCAATTTATGCGGAAACGCAAGGAAAATTCTGGGGCCGGTTTCCAAGATGCGATGTTAAAGTTATTGCGAACATTGCCTCAAGTTTTGAAGTATCTTCCGGTAGAAAAAGCCCAAGATGCTCGCAATTTTATGTTAAGTTTCCAATATTGGTTAGGGGGTTCATCTGAGAATTTAGAGAATTTTCTGTTAATGTTGGCTCATAAGTATTCTTATCAAGAATTACTCAAAGATCAAAAGGTTGAATATAAAGATCCGGTGGTGTATCTTGATATGGGAATTTGGCATCCTTTATCCATGAAAATGTTTGAAGATGTCCCCTCTTATTTGAAATGGTTTAACAGTCGGACTGATATTTCTGATGAATTAAAAGATCCTTTGGCCCCTTGTGTGGGATTAATATTACAACGGACTCATCTAGTAACAGGAGATGATGCTCATTATGTTGCTATGGTGCAAGAATTAGAATGTATGGGGGCAAGAGTTATTCCTGTTTTTGCCGGAGGGTTAGACTTTTCTAAACCTGTAGAAGCTTATTTCTTAGACCATAGTGTTAAAGGAGTAGAACCATTTCCTATTGTAGACACGGTAATATCATTGACAGGGTTTGCTTTAGTAGGCGGTCCAGCGCGTCAAGATCACCCCAAAGCGATAGAATCATTAAAACGCCTTAACCGTCCCTATATGTGCGCTTTACCCCTGGTATTTCAAACTACCCAGGAATGGGAAGCAAGTGATCTAGGGTTACATCCGATCCAAGTTGCGTTACAAATAGCCATACCTGAGTTAGATGGGGCCATTGAACCTATTATTTTATCAGGACGGGACGGTAATACGGGACGGGCGATCGCACTTCAAGATCGGATTGAAGTGGTGGCCCAACGGGCGATGAAATGGGCAAATTTACGGAAAAAACCCAAATTAGATAAAAAAGTCGCTATTACGGTGTTTAGTTTTCCACCGGATAAGGGAAATGTAGGAACTGCAGCGTATTTAGACGTATTCGGGTCTATTTATGAGGTAATGAAAGCATTACAGGGAAATGGCTATGATGTGCCAGAATTACCAGAGTCTCCCAAAGCGTTGATGGAAGCGGTTATACATGATGCTCAGGCTCAATATGCCTCTCCTGAGTTAAATATAGCTTATCGGATGTCTGTAGAACAATATGAGCGTTTAACCCCTTATTCCGTCCGTTTAGAGGAAAATTGGGGGCCACCTCCAGGAAATTTAAACAGTGACGGACAAAATTTACTGATCTATGGTAAACAGTTTGGCAATGTATTTATTGGGGTACAACCTACCTTTGGATATGAAGGTGATCCTATGCGGTTACTGTTTTCGAGATCTGCGAGTCCTCATCATGGGTTTGCTGCTTATTACACCTATTTAAACCAAGTTTGGAAAGCAGATGCGGTCTTACATTTTGGAACCCATGGATCACTGGAATTTATGCCAGGAAAACAGATGGGAATGTCTGGGGACTGTTACCCTGATACTCTCATTGGAATGATTCCTAATTTGTATTATTATGCGGCAAATAATCCCTCAGAAGCGACTATTGCTAAACGTCGCAGCTATGCAGAAACCATCTCTTATTTAACTCCTCCTGCTGAGAATGCAGGGTTATATAAGGGTTTAAAAGAGTTAAGTGAATTAATAGCTTCTTATCAAACCTTAAAAGATAGTGGTCGCGGTGTTCCTATTGTTAACACCATCATGGATAAATGTCGGTTAGTGAATTTGGATCAGGATATTCAATTACCTGATACAGATGCTAAAGATATGACCCAAGAAGAACGGGATAATATTGTCGGTTTGGCCTACCGAAAATTGATGGAAATTGAGTCTCGTTTGTTACCTTGTGGACTTCATGTAATTGGAAAACCTCCTACCGCAGAAGAAGCGATCGCAACTTTAGTAAATATTGCTGCTTTAGATCGAGAAGAACAAGAACTTCTCGCGTTACCGCGCATTATTGCTGATAGTTTGGGACGAAATATTGAGGACATTTATCAAAATAGCGATCGCGGTATTTTAGAAGATGTAGAGTTGCTACAACAAATTACCTTAGCAACCCGTGAAGCAGTTTCTGCTTTAGTTAAAGAACAAATAGATGCAGAAGGACGAGTTTCTTTTGTCTCTAAACTGAACTTTTTTAACATGGGTAAAAAGACACCTTGGGTAGATACTTTACACAATTTGGGTTATCCTAAAGTCGATCAAGATGCCTTAAAACCTCTGTTTGAATACCTAGAATTCTGTTTAGAACAAGTTTGTGCGGATAACGAATTAGGGGGTTTACTGAAAGCATTAGAAGGGGAATATGTATTACCTGGGCCCGGTGGTGATCCTATTCGTAACCCTAACGTTTTACCTACTGGTAAAAACATCCATGCGTTAGATCCCCAATCTATTCCTACATTAGCCGCCATTAAGTCTGCTAAAATTGTAGTAGATCGCCTTTTAGCCCGTCAAAAAATCGATAACGGAGGCCATTATCCTGAAACCATTGCTTGTGTATTATGGGGAACAGATAACATCAAAACTTATGGGGAGTCCCTCGCACAAATTATGTGGATGGTAGGGGTTAAACCCGTACCCGATGCGTTAGGAAGGGTAAATAAATTAGAGTTAATTTCCCTCGAAGAATTAGGAAGACCTCGTATTGATGTGGTTGTCAACTGTTCTGGTGTGTTCCGTGACCTATTTATTAACCAAATGAACCTTTTAGATCAAGCGGTTAAAATGGCAGCAGAAGCGAACGAACCCTTAGAGATGAACTATGTTCGTAAACACGCTTTACAACAAGCAGACGAAATGGGAATTAACCTACGTCAAGCTGCAACCCGTATTTTTTCCAATGCGTCCGGTTCCTATTCTTCTAACGTTAATTTAGCGGTAGAAAATAGCAGTTGGGAAGAAGAAAAAGAGTTACAAAATATGTATCTCAACCGCAAAGGTTTTGCTTTTGACTCTGATAACCCAGGTGTCATGAATGATAACCGTAAAGTGTTTGAAGCAGCGTTAAAAACTGCTGATGCAACCTTCCAAAACTTAGATTCTTCCGAGATTAGTTTAACGGATGTTTCCCATTATTTTGACTCAGACCCGACAAAAGTTGTGTCTAGTTTACGGGAAGATGGTAAAAAACCTTTTGCTTATATTGCGGATACAACTACTGCTAATGCACAGGTTCGTACCCTATCCGAAACCGTCCGTTTAGATGCGCGTACCAAGTTATTAAACCCTAAATGGTATGAAGGAATGTTATCCCATGGTTATGAAGGTGTACGGGAACTTTCTAAGCGATTAGTGAATACAATGGGATGGAGTGCAACTGCTGATGCGGTAGATAATTGGGTCTATGAAGACGTGAATACAACCTTTATTCAAGATGAGGAAATGTGTAAACGTCTGATGAATTTAAACCCCAATTCTTTCCGTAAAATGGTCGGTACTTTATTAGAAGTAAATGGCCGGGGTTACTGGGAAACCTCAGAGGAAAACTTAGACAGGTTACAGGAATTATATCAGGAGGTTGAGGACAGAATTGAAGGAGTAGAGTAAAATAGTAGGGTGGGCAATGCCCACCCTTAAACTTTTTAAAGTGGGTAAACTAAGTAAATTAATTCAAAAATTGCTCTCCCGTCCTCCAGAAGCACGTTTTGAGGATGTCCGCTATGTTTTAGAATCATTTGGTTATGTGGAAATTCGTTCTAGAGGAAGTCATCATGCTTTTGAAAATGATGCAGGAGATATCATTATTATTCCCAAAAAAGGAGGGAAAAAGGTTAAACGGACTTACCTAGAAGAAATCATCAAGTTATTAAATTTAGAGAATTGGAAAGATGACAATAAATAAAGAGTTAGAACGTCCGTCTTTAGACTATTTTTTATCTCTTAAATATCCTATCTCAATTTATCCTGAAGATGAGGGAGGATATACTGCTTTAATTACTGATTTACCAGGGTGTATAACCCAAGGAGAGACACTAGAAGAAGTTGTAATGAATATTGAGGAAGCGAGAGAATTATGGATAGAGACAGTTTATAATAGTGGTAAAAGAGAGATCCCGTTACCTTCTAGAAAAAGATGACACAAGAAGCATTTATACCCGATATGGAAAAAATAAAAGCAACTTCAGCTAAATTTAAGGAACTTTGTCAGCGTATGGATGCCCACATTTTAGTGTTAGATGATATCATTGCTCAATTAGAGGAAGAAAATAGACGTTCTCCTTTATATCAATATCGCTTGAATAGGGCAAAAAGATTATTAAATAGTAACATTAGTGTTAAGTAAGATTGGCAAATTAGAGAATTAGAAAGATGACACTAAATAAAGAGTTAAAACCTTCATCTTTAGACTATTTTTTATCTCTTAAATATCCTATCTCAATTTATCGGCGAAGATGAGGGAGGATATACTGCTTTAATTACTGATTTACCAAGGTGTATAACCCAAGGAGAGACACTAGAAGAAGTTGTAATGAATATTGAGGAAGCGAGAGAATTATGGATAGAGACAGTTTATCATAGTGGCAAAAGAGAGATTCCGTTACCTTCTAGAAAATAGTAAATACGTTAAATAAGTGCATTACACTTTCATTAATGTATTCTACAAGATAAGCAAATGACAAAAAAGTATAGAATTTATATGGATGTCTGTTGTTTCAATCGTCCTTTTGATGATTGGTCACAATTAAGAATTCGTCTTGAAGCAGAAGCTATTTTAACAATTATTAATTATTTTCAGACAGAAGAATGGTTATTAATTGGTAGTATAGCTCTTGACTCAGAAATTGAGCAAACCCCTGATCTGGAGAAAAAACAACAAGTCAAGGATTTGTTAACCTTAGCAAAGACTAAAATTTCCCTGACTGAAGTGATTCAAAAAAGAACGAAAACTTTAGTAAAATTAGGTTTTAAATCTTTTGATGCTTTACATCTTGCTTATGCTGAATCAGGTATAGTAGATGTATTCTTGACAACGGATGATAGATTATTAAACAAAGCAACCCTTAATCAAGCTATATTAAAAGTACCTGTAAAAAATCCTATTTCTTGGTTAATGGAACAATCAAACGATTGAGGAATATAATTATGATGACTCCAATGGAATTAAATGAAAAGGGATTCAAAGCATTAGTTGATGCACTGGGATATGCTGATTCTATTCGCTTCTTAAAACTATATTATCATGGTAAAGGAGACTATACTAAAGAGCGTCATCAATGGTTAGATCAAATGATTCTTGATGATATTTTTGCTGATATTAAAGAGCGAGAGTCTAAATAGTTAATTATATAAATAGGGTTCATTACACTTCGTTATTATAACCAAGTGATTGAAATGCTTTTCATTTTCCCTGATTATTAGGGTTAGATGGATTCATAGAATATTCTGTGAACTTACGAGGATCAATCTCAGCAAATTTTGCCCTTGGTAGTGGGTTTCCAGATTGCCAATTTTGATCCATCTTAAGCGTGTTTAGAATTCTGTTTTGATATTACCATGAAAACCATTAAATAAGGCGCATTACACTTCGTTAATGCACCCTACAAAAAGAGCGATCGCACTAAGCAGTTAAAATTATCGCTATACGAATAAGATTAATAACATCTTCAGCATTAACTCTCACATTTGGGTCGTGAGAATGTACAATCGCAACTCGATTTGCTTTACTAGAAATTTCTAGCGGTACTGACTCCTGCCAAGTATCTTTGCGATCACTTGGTCCCCCTGGAATCAATTGTCCATTAACACCAAAAGAATGTTTTCCTGATATGTGCGCCCTTCCTTCTTGGTTATAAATGACAACAATAACCGATCCTGTAAAACCTTTCAAATCTACTTTTGTTCGAGTGTGAGTCTCTGCTGTAAGCTGTCCATCAGGTGAAACTGTAACCTTAGTTGTCATTGTTCCTCCTGCTACTTGGTTTGTTTGTTCAGCCCTTACAGGTTGAGGATTATTGCCATTTCTTCCTAATCCTTCGGGGACTTTAACCCCTACAAATGAGATATTAAATACTTGCCAAAGATCATTCTCATCTCTCCCCGAAAAGCAAGTAACTTCCTGTTGAAATGCTGTTAAATCATTCATCAGTTGACCACCGTGAGAATGTAAAGCAAAACCTGTATTTACATGAATTAATCTGACTCGTTTACTATCATTCCAAATACCTCCTCCTTCTATTTCTATTTTCCATAAATCATTACTATCACCTGAACCAGAAAACCCAAAACAAGTTACTTCTTGTTGTCCAGTTATAGGAGAAGGAATTCCAGGGTGACTATGCAAGTTTTTTTGCGTTAAAATATGTTCAAATCTCAACATATCACCATCCTTGACAGCTTGAAGTTCATTGTCTCTCGGATTGCTAACATTAACACTTTTAACAATCCAAAAATCATTGTCGTCACCACCAGCACCATTATTAAAGCAAGTTACTTGTTGCTGTTGTGAACTGTTGGGATGTTTATAATTAATTGGATGAGAGTGAAGATGAAAACCGGTCAAGGTATGTCTCATCTTGATTTGACTTCCATATTGAACGTCCATACTTATCTACTCCTTTTGGGTACAATTATTAACTAAAGAGCAATATGACAGAAAACTGATTAAAATAGTGTTCTTGTAAGTTATATAAAGTCAGAAAAAGACGGAACTTTTGTAAATAATCTTTACAAAAGACTGCTTTTAGCGGATAATAGCGGATAAAGACTTGTAAAAACCATTAAATAAGTATGAATCCTCAAGAGTTAGTAAGCTATTTAGAGGAGTTGATATTCTCCTCAACAGGTAAACACATTGATAGTTTACAAACGGCTATTTTAAAAGGAGTCTTAAACGGTCAAAAATATGCTGATATTTCTCAAGAATATAACTGTAGCAAAGGTCATGCAAAAGATGAAGCTTATAAACTTTGGCGACTTCTATCTGATACTTTAGGAGAAGACATTAATAAATCTAATTTTCGTGCAACGGTTGAAAGAATGATCGCAAAAAATTTTAGAGGTATTGGGAATATTGGTCAAGTTAACAAACTGAATTTTTGTCCTAATTCTGCTAATGACCTTGAAGATAATGACGATATTATTAACGATGATAAAATTATAGTAGAAGCTATAGAGAAGAAAATGAAAAGAGAAACGATTCCTAGATTAGTTAAATTAGGATTAACCTCAGAACAAATTGCTGAAGTATTAGATTTATCTGTTCAAGAAATTAATAAAATTATAGTTAGTCAAAAATAGTATAATGAGAAGGAGTCATTTATGTCTTACACGCCTTTCAAAAAAAATCTAAACAGGGAATTACTACCCCCAAACAAGAAATAGATTTAGTGAAAAAACGAAGAGAACAAGCTCAACAACACTATCAAACTTATTATGCTAAATAAACACCTGATTTAATCTTTTTATCACCGATAGGGATAGGTGAAATACTGAATAATTGTTAAAAATTAATCTATTCCTATAAACTTTATCTAAATCAGAAGGAGAAATTATGAATCAAGACATTGACTTTTATCCTAGTAGTGGAAATATTTTTGAAGACTTAGGCTTTGAAAATGCTGATGAAATGTTAGCGAAAGCTGAATTAATTAGACAAATAACGATAATTATTCAGCAAAGAAAATTAACAGATGAAGAAGTTGCTACATTATTGAAAATAGAAACTTCTCAAGTCGTGGAATTAGTAAAAGGAAAACTATTAAAGTTTTCTACTGATAACTTAATTCGATTCTTGACAGCTTTGGGTAAGGACGTAGAAATTGTCGTAAAAAATACCCCATCTGTCTCAGGAAAAGTCACTGTTACTAATACATAATTTTCCTTTATATTAAGTTAACAATGACACGCAATAAAGAGTTTGAAAATTCTAAAATTGGAGATAAAGTAAAACCTATCTAGAGTAAATTAATAAATGCTTCTATGCTCAAATCAGCATCTCGAATGATAGCTCTTAATGTACCTTTAGCTAGTTCTTTATGATCGGGAATAACAACTTGTGCAAAAGGTTCATCTCTCCTCAAAATAACATGACTGCTTTCTCTTCGCTTTTCATAGAAACCGACTTTGCTAAGAGTTTTTATACAATCTTTTCCAGAAATATTTGGAAGTTTACTCATACAACAACCAGAAATGTTTCAAAATTTTCTTCTGGAATAGGCAAACCATCTTCTTCTAAAGCACTAATATAACCTGAAATAGCTTCTTTAATATTAGTAAGAGCTTCTTCTTTGGTTTTACCTTGACTCAGGCAACCTTTGAGACTTGGACATTCAACAATCCAGTAACCATCTTCATCTCGGTATAAAATAACTTGTCTCATATTAGTAATTGTTTAAAGAAGTTCAAGAAGTTAGTAAAACTATCCCTAGTCAGAACCAAAGTTTTTTCTGCTAAACTAGAATTAATTATAACACTTTTAAATTCTTATGACTCAAGTAACCCTATCTCAAGATATTATCACAGGTATTACCAAACTTGCGAATCAATTGAAAATTATTAAAATTACAATAATGTAAATAATACACATCATTACTCGCAAGTGTAAAAATTTAGAAGATCAAAATATAATATAATAAAGAGAAATAATAACTGAGGATGTGTTACCTGATTTCGTCTTAAATTTAGAATTAATTTGGTAAATTAGTAAATTATGGAGTAAATCATATGGTTAATACAGTACAATTAAATCTTAATGTTTTTGAGTTAACGGATGAAAAGTTCTATCAAATTTGTCAAGATAATCGAGATTTACGGTTTGAAAAAAATGCACAAGGTTACTTAATTATTATGTCACCTACAGGAGATGAAACCAGTTATCGAAATGGACGCTTGACACAACAATTATTTAACTGGTCAGATCAAGATCAAAGAGGAATACCTTTTGATTCTTCCGCAGGATTTATTCTTCCTAATGGCGCAACTCGTTCTCCTGATGCTGCTTGGATACCCTTGGAAAAATGGAATAAAATTGACCGTCACAAACGCGAAAAATTTAGTCCTATTTGTCCTGATTTTGTCATTGAATTACGTTCCCCTAGTGATAATTTAAAACCCTTACAAGAGAAGATGAAAGAGTATATAGAAAATGGAACAAGATTAGGCTGGTTAATCAATCGTCAAGATAGACAAGTTGAAATTTATCGACAAGAAAAAGAAGTGGAAATATTAGATAATCCTAATAGTTTATCCGGTGCAGATATTTTAAATGGGTTTGTGTTAGATTTAGAATTGATTTGGTAAGTAATAAATAGTATAATCTCATCCTATTTAATGAACATTTTAGCGATATTTTGGGGTAATAATCTCCCAAGTATCGGCGCGACGTAAACAGGTTTGTTGTAACTCATTTAAAGTAGATGAACCTGTACAAAAAGCCGCAATTTTTAACTCTTCAAGGAGAATAGCAAACTTTTCGTAAACCGCTTGAGATTGATAGGTTGCCGCTTCTAATAAAGGGGCCGCACTACCCACTAAAGTAGCCCCTAAAACAATAGCTTTAGCCGCATCTAAACCGCTACGAATGCCCCCACTAGCAAAAATGGGTAATTCTCCCACCTCTTGCCGTACTTCCATCAAAGATAGGGCGGTAGGAATACCCCAACCAGCAAAACAATGGGCAATTTTGCGACGACGAGGCTCATTTTGTCGATAAGCTTCCACTTCACTCCAACTGGTTCCCCCTGCACCTGCAATATCTATCGCTGCGATGCCACAATCAGCCAGACGACGCGCTACACTGCCACTGATACCATTACCAACTTCTTTGGCAATGACGGGAACCTCTAACTGAGTGGCAAGGGTTTCAATTTTTTGATACAATCCCTTCCAATTGCGATCGCCTTCTGCTTGAACCGCTTCCTGTAAAGGGTTAAGATGGAGAATCAAGGCATCCGCTTCGATCATCTCTACCGCTCGTCGCGCTTGTTCAAGACCATAACCATAGTTTAGCTGAACGGCTCCTAGATTAGCAAACAAGAGAATATCGGGGGCAACTTGACGAATTTTATAAGTTTGACCCAAATTTGGCTGTTCAATACCTGCCCGTTGTGAACCTACCCCCATAGCAATGCCCAAAGCTTGCGCGGCTTCTGCTAAATTTAAATTAATGGTGTGAGCCTGTTGTGTCCCCCCTGTCATGCTACTGATGAGCAATGGAGCTTGTAATTTTCTGCCCCAAAGCTGTAAACTAAGGTCAACTTCATCAAGATCGATTTCCGGTAAGGCTGTATGTTCTAAGAAAAATCGCTCAAACCCTGTGGTGACTCCTTTACTCCCCACATCTTCTTGCAGTACAATTTTAATGTGGTCAGATTTTCGGGTTTCTGTGACGCTAGATAAGTTAATTTGAGCTTCATTTAATTGGGGGGACATAGCTGATACTTGGGAATAGTGAACAATTTTTCAATAATCTTTTTTAAACTATTTTGCACTAAGATTTAAAATTTATCTACTTAATATTTGATAACATGGGTTTTAATCACAACTTAAATTTAGTTTAATGTTATTATTATATCACAAATATTATTTTAAATATTAATTTATTATTGTTATTTTTGAGACATATATAACATGGAAATTCTCCCAGGTATTAATAAGTTACGTCAACTTAATCAAATTAATGTACAAAATAATTGGTTAGCTACTTCAGAAGATATAGATCTAAACTCAATTAATTTTGATAAATTAGAATTAATTCAACCTAATGATCAAGGATATTTGACTTGGGAAGCCGGACATAAAGTTAAATGGTTCGTCCAAAAAATACTTATTCCTGAGCATTTACAAGGCTATCCTTTAGGGGGAATGATATTAAGATTATCTTTAGCTTGGTGGGCCGAAGATGCTCAAATTTTTGTCAATGGCCAATTAGTTCAAGCAGGA from Aphanothece sacrum FPU1 encodes the following:
- a CDS encoding magnesium chelatase subunit H, whose product is MFTHVKSTIRHIVPEAINGRSLLKVVYVVLEPQYQSSLSAAVNAINKNNPNLAIEISGYLIEELRNPENYEDFKRDVAKANLFIASLIFIEDLADKVVEAVQPHRDNLDAVVVFPSMPQVMRLNKLGSFSMAQLGQSKSAIAQFMRKRKENSGAGFQDAMLKLLRTLPQVLKYLPVEKAQDARNFMLSFQYWLGGSSENLENFLLMLAHKYSYQELLKDQKVEYKDPVVYLDMGIWHPLSMKMFEDVPSYLKWFNSRTDISDELKDPLAPCVGLILQRTHLVTGDDAHYVAMVQELECMGARVIPVFAGGLDFSKPVEAYFLDHSVKGVEPFPIVDTVISLTGFALVGGPARQDHPKAIESLKRLNRPYMCALPLVFQTTQEWEASDLGLHPIQVALQIAIPELDGAIEPIILSGRDGNTGRAIALQDRIEVVAQRAMKWANLRKKPKLDKKVAITVFSFPPDKGNVGTAAYLDVFGSIYEVMKALQGNGYDVPELPESPKALMEAVIHDAQAQYASPELNIAYRMSVEQYERLTPYSVRLEENWGPPPGNLNSDGQNLLIYGKQFGNVFIGVQPTFGYEGDPMRLLFSRSASPHHGFAAYYTYLNQVWKADAVLHFGTHGSLEFMPGKQMGMSGDCYPDTLIGMIPNLYYYAANNPSEATIAKRRSYAETISYLTPPAENAGLYKGLKELSELIASYQTLKDSGRGVPIVNTIMDKCRLVNLDQDIQLPDTDAKDMTQEERDNIVGLAYRKLMEIESRLLPCGLHVIGKPPTAEEAIATLVNIAALDREEQELLALPRIIADSLGRNIEDIYQNSDRGILEDVELLQQITLATREAVSALVKEQIDAEGRVSFVSKLNFFNMGKKTPWVDTLHNLGYPKVDQDALKPLFEYLEFCLEQVCADNELGGLLKALEGEYVLPGPGGDPIRNPNVLPTGKNIHALDPQSIPTLAAIKSAKIVVDRLLARQKIDNGGHYPETIACVLWGTDNIKTYGESLAQIMWMVGVKPVPDALGRVNKLELISLEELGRPRIDVVVNCSGVFRDLFINQMNLLDQAVKMAAEANEPLEMNYVRKHALQQADEMGINLRQAATRIFSNASGSYSSNVNLAVENSSWEEEKELQNMYLNRKGFAFDSDNPGVMNDNRKVFEAALKTADATFQNLDSSEISLTDVSHYFDSDPTKVVSSLREDGKKPFAYIADTTTANAQVRTLSETVRLDARTKLLNPKWYEGMLSHGYEGVRELSKRLVNTMGWSATADAVDNWVYEDVNTTFIQDEEMCKRLMNLNPNSFRKMVGTLLEVNGRGYWETSEENLDRLQELYQEVEDRIEGVE
- a CDS encoding type II toxin-antitoxin system HicA family toxin — its product is MPTLKLFKVGKLSKLIQKLLSRPPEARFEDVRYVLESFGYVEIRSRGSHHAFENDAGDIIIIPKKGGKKVKRTYLEEIIKLLNLENWKDDNK
- a CDS encoding type II toxin-antitoxin system HicB family antitoxin, giving the protein MTINKELERPSLDYFLSLKYPISIYPEDEGGYTALITDLPGCITQGETLEEVVMNIEEARELWIETVYNSGKREIPLPSRKR
- a CDS encoding PIN domain-containing protein, with the translated sequence MTKKYRIYMDVCCFNRPFDDWSQLRIRLEAEAILTIINYFQTEEWLLIGSIALDSEIEQTPDLEKKQQVKDLLTLAKTKISLTEVIQKRTKTLVKLGFKSFDALHLAYAESGIVDVFLTTDDRLLNKATLNQAILKVPVKNPISWLMEQSND
- a CDS encoding MIR domain-containing protein, yielding MDVQYGSQIKMRHTLTGFHLHSHPINYKHPNSSQQQQVTCFNNGAGGDDNDFWIVKSVNVSNPRDNELQAVKDGDMLRFEHILTQKNLHSHPGIPSPITGQQEVTCFGFSGSGDSNDLWKIEIEGGGIWNDSKRVRLIHVNTGFALHSHGGQLMNDLTAFQQEVTCFSGRDENDLWQVFNISFVGVKVPEGLGRNGNNPQPVRAEQTNQVAGGTMTTKVTVSPDGQLTAETHTRTKVDLKGFTGSVIVVIYNQEGRAHISGKHSFGVNGQLIPGGPSDRKDTWQESVPLEISSKANRVAIVHSHDPNVRVNAEDVINLIRIAIILTA
- a CDS encoding type II toxin-antitoxin system RelE/ParE family toxin; this translates as MYVLHAFQKKSKQGITTPKQEIDLVKKRREQAQQHYQTYYAK
- a CDS encoding helix-turn-helix domain-containing protein, with amino-acid sequence MNQDIDFYPSSGNIFEDLGFENADEMLAKAELIRQITIIIQQRKLTDEEVATLLKIETSQVVELVKGKLLKFSTDNLIRFLTALGKDVEIVVKNTPSVSGKVTVTNT
- a CDS encoding type II toxin-antitoxin system HicA family toxin, whose protein sequence is MSKLPNISGKDCIKTLSKVGFYEKRRESSHVILRRDEPFAQVVIPDHKELAKGTLRAIIRDADLSIEAFINLL
- a CDS encoding type II toxin-antitoxin system HicB family antitoxin — protein: MRQVILYRDEDGYWIVECPSLKGCLSQGKTKEEALTNIKEAISGYISALEEDGLPIPEENFETFLVVV
- a CDS encoding Uma2 family endonuclease, with the protein product MVNTVQLNLNVFELTDEKFYQICQDNRDLRFEKNAQGYLIIMSPTGDETSYRNGRLTQQLFNWSDQDQRGIPFDSSAGFILPNGATRSPDAAWIPLEKWNKIDRHKREKFSPICPDFVIELRSPSDNLKPLQEKMKEYIENGTRLGWLINRQDRQVEIYRQEKEVEILDNPNSLSGADILNGFVLDLELIW
- the fni gene encoding type 2 isopentenyl-diphosphate Delta-isomerase, whose protein sequence is MSPQLNEAQINLSSVTETRKSDHIKIVLQEDVGSKGVTTGFERFFLEHTALPEIDLDEVDLSLQLWGRKLQAPLLISSMTGGTQQAHTINLNLAEAAQALGIAMGVGSQRAGIEQPNLGQTYKIRQVAPDILLFANLGAVQLNYGYGLEQARRAVEMIEADALILHLNPLQEAVQAEGDRNWKGLYQKIETLATQLEVPVIAKEVGNGISGSVARRLADCGIAAIDIAGAGGTSWSEVEAYRQNEPRRRKIAHCFAGWGIPTALSLMEVRQEVGELPIFASGGIRSGLDAAKAIVLGATLVGSAAPLLEAATYQSQAVYEKFAILLEELKIAAFCTGSSTLNELQQTCLRRADTWEIITPKYR